A window of Pseudodesulfovibrio hydrargyri contains these coding sequences:
- a CDS encoding DODA-type extradiol aromatic ring-opening family dioxygenase, producing MNKAAHTVLYISHGAGPLPVLGDEGHTEMVDNLKLLAREIPRPSAVLVVSAHWEESVPTVTTAARPDLYYDYYGFPPESYELRYPAPGDPDLARSVRDALEDKGFATRADGERGLDHGVFIPLTIMYPEADIPCVQLSLIKGLDPAAHLAMGEALAGLTRDNLLIVGSGFSFHNMRAFFAQDTDETRAWNEAFEQWLIETCSAPSLDGAERRQRLLGWESAPHARYCHPREEHLMPLHVCCGATDRACAAHYRLTIVGKRASAYRW from the coding sequence ATGAACAAAGCGGCGCACACCGTGCTGTACATCTCCCACGGCGCGGGCCCCCTGCCCGTGCTGGGCGACGAGGGCCATACGGAGATGGTCGACAACCTCAAACTGCTGGCCCGCGAGATCCCCAGGCCCTCGGCCGTGCTCGTGGTCAGCGCCCACTGGGAGGAGTCCGTGCCCACCGTGACCACGGCGGCCCGGCCGGACCTGTATTACGACTACTACGGGTTCCCGCCCGAATCCTACGAGCTGCGCTACCCGGCCCCGGGCGACCCGGACCTGGCCCGGTCGGTGCGCGACGCGCTGGAGGACAAGGGGTTCGCCACCCGCGCGGACGGCGAGCGCGGCCTGGACCACGGCGTGTTCATCCCGCTGACGATCATGTACCCGGAGGCGGACATCCCGTGCGTGCAGCTCTCCCTGATCAAGGGGCTAGACCCGGCGGCCCACCTGGCCATGGGCGAGGCGCTGGCCGGGCTCACCCGCGACAACCTGCTGATCGTCGGGTCCGGCTTCTCCTTCCATAACATGCGCGCCTTCTTCGCGCAGGACACGGACGAAACGCGCGCCTGGAACGAGGCCTTCGAACAATGGCTGATCGAGACCTGCTCGGCCCCGTCACTGGATGGTGCGGAAAGGAGGCAACGGCTGCTCGGCTGGGAATCCGCGCCCCATGCGCGCTACTGCCACCCCCGGGAGGAGCACCTGATGCCCCTGCACGTCTGCTGCGGCGCGACGGACAGGGCCTGCGCGGCCCATTACCGGCTGACCATCGTCGGGAAACGGGCGAGCGCCTACCGCTGGTAG
- a CDS encoding ADP-ribosylglycohydrolase family protein, translating to MSKEAFRDRAAGAVMGAFIGDALGLGPHWYYDLNEMRRDYGDWIDGYTDPRPGRYHEGMKAGQLSQAGFILKLTLRSLVERGRYVEEDFCRRMDVELFPQLNGEPAHGPGGYTSQSIREAWRRRVEKGLPWGQTGGHADTTEAVERTLAIAVRYALDPGRLASAVSKNTVLTQADDVVVSMTVAYCAVLAMLVQGNRLAPDLPGKLMKLVKDGVLPFHAVTRDGFKAPRPGDPDPPRVGRFASPDALLSPGYMATAATDPDIRIEPAWKVSLVYGMPCAIYHMLPAAYYLAARFHDDFESAVLNSLNGGGQNQARTILTGALVGAQVGLSGIPARFLDGLEEGEALVELARKLADQAADQQSPA from the coding sequence ATGTCCAAAGAAGCTTTTCGCGACCGGGCCGCCGGGGCGGTCATGGGCGCGTTCATCGGCGACGCCCTCGGGCTGGGCCCGCATTGGTACTATGATCTGAACGAGATGCGCCGCGACTACGGCGACTGGATCGACGGCTACACCGACCCCAGGCCGGGCCGGTATCACGAAGGCATGAAGGCGGGCCAGCTCTCCCAGGCCGGGTTCATCCTCAAGCTGACGCTCCGCTCCCTGGTGGAGCGCGGACGATACGTGGAGGAGGATTTCTGCCGCCGCATGGACGTGGAACTGTTCCCGCAGCTCAACGGCGAACCGGCCCATGGGCCGGGCGGATACACCAGCCAATCCATCCGCGAGGCATGGCGTCGGCGCGTGGAAAAGGGGCTGCCCTGGGGCCAGACCGGCGGGCACGCGGACACCACCGAGGCCGTCGAGCGGACCCTGGCCATCGCGGTGCGCTACGCACTGGACCCGGGCCGCCTGGCGAGCGCCGTGAGCAAAAACACGGTCCTGACCCAGGCCGACGACGTGGTCGTCTCCATGACCGTGGCCTATTGCGCGGTCCTGGCCATGCTCGTGCAGGGAAACCGGCTCGCCCCCGACCTGCCGGGCAAACTCATGAAACTGGTCAAGGACGGCGTTCTGCCCTTCCACGCCGTGACCCGCGACGGGTTCAAGGCCCCGCGCCCCGGCGATCCGGACCCGCCGCGTGTGGGTCGCTTCGCCTCGCCCGACGCCCTGCTCTCTCCGGGCTACATGGCCACGGCCGCAACGGACCCGGACATCCGCATCGAGCCCGCCTGGAAGGTCTCCCTGGTCTACGGCATGCCCTGCGCCATCTACCACATGCTCCCGGCGGCCTATTACCTGGCCGCCCGGTTCCACGACGATTTCGAGTCCGCCGTGCTCAACTCCCTGAACGGCGGCGGCCAAAACCAGGCCCGGACCATACTGACCGGGGCCCTGGTCGGGGCGCAGGTGGGGCTGTCCGGCATCCCGGCCCGGTTCCTGGACGGGCTGGAAGAGGGCGAGGCGCTCGTGGAGTTGGCCCGCAAGCTGGCCGACCAGGCGGCCGACCAACAGTCCCCGGCCTGA
- a CDS encoding NirD/YgiW/YdeI family stress tolerance protein has translation MKRFTLALMLVFTVFLTAAFAAAPTFAGAFRSHDTKARTVAEAKASSVDTGVALHGRIVKVINDNSVLFSDNTGELLVHMQNAEANKAAITNADVDVNGKIVSDLMYTEVQADSVTTR, from the coding sequence ATGAAGCGTTTCACCCTTGCCCTGATGCTCGTGTTTACCGTTTTCCTGACCGCCGCGTTCGCCGCCGCCCCGACCTTTGCCGGCGCGTTTAGGTCCCATGATACCAAGGCCCGCACCGTGGCCGAGGCCAAGGCCTCCAGCGTGGACACCGGCGTGGCCCTGCACGGCCGCATCGTCAAGGTCATCAATGACAACAGCGTGCTGTTCTCCGACAACACCGGCGAACTGCTCGTGCACATGCAGAACGCCGAGGCCAACAAGGCCGCCATCACCAACGCCGACGTGGACGTCAACGGCAAGATCGTCAGCGACCTGATGTACACCGAAGTCCAGGCCGACTCCGTGACCACCCGCTAG